From the genome of Natrinema marinum:
TGGCGATTGCGCACCTGCGGGGTCTGCCAGAGGCTCGTCACCTCCGCGTCGATATCACGCCAGACCTGACTTTCTTCCTTCTCGGTCAGCAGGCGCTCGTCTAACGTCTCGAGATACGTCGAGATCGTCCGCAGCTTCGATTTGACCGTCTTGCGTCGTGCCTCGGTTGGGTGCGCCGTAAAGGTCGGCTCGATCAACACGTCGTCTAGAATCTGGCGGACCGTTTCGACGTCGGCCTCGCCGAGTTCCTCGGCCGCGGTCTCGAGGCTGTCCGCGAGCGTTCCCTCGTGAGATTCGGACCGGATCGTCCGAACCCGCTCGCGCTCCTCCGCGAGGTTGATCAGCTCGAAGTAAGTCGTGAAGCCCCGGGCGACGACCCGCTGTTGATGCGGCGAGAGCCCCTCGAGTTCGGTGATTAGCGATTCGCGCGACTCGCGTTCGCCCGATCGGTACTCGATCGCGGCCCGCCGACACGACTCGACCGTCTCGAAGTCCCGTCGAGACGTCTGGTCCTCGAGTACGTCACCGAGCAGCGCACCGAGTTCGCGGACATCCTGGCGGACATCCCTGTTATGGAGGCGCATGTCAGGTGCATGGACGCGGCGCGTCAAAACTCCTTGTACGCGCAGGTCGCGTCTCCGAACCGATGGCGCGAACCGCCACGCCGTGAGATCGGATTGGAACCGAGATTCTTCGAGGGCCAGTCCTCGCGGACCGGCTCGTCCGAGCGGTCCAGCACCTCGCCGACTCACTCGCGAGTCGCTCCTCGTGGGATGCTCGTTGCTTCGGAGGGTGAGGCGTCCGTACACCGCGATCGCTATCACGAGGACAGCGAATCCGCTCGTCGGGCATCCAGTTCACGATGGGAGTCGCAGACCCATTCTCGAGGCCGCATCTCGAATCAGCGCCCCACCGACGTGCCGGTGGACGGGCTACGGAGCCGACCGGTCTCCTCGCTCGTCGCCGAGCGGCGTCAGTCGCAGACGCTCGTCCCACAGCTGGCGCAGATATCGTCTCGCCAGGGGACCGTGATCCGCACGGCTCGTTTGGCGTCGCAGTTCGAACAGTGGGTCGTTTTGGTTAGTATATTTTCTGACATCGTTTCCGCCCCCGTTTCTCCTCCGGGATCGCTCGGACTACTGTTACCCCCTATCTGTGATTACTTAACAGTTCCGAATAGTTAAATTTCCACTTATATATCCAGTGCCGGTTCGGGGACGTTACTGGGGTCGGTAATTCGTCCCGTCGAGCGAGCGACGAATTCTGCTTGTTCTACAGCGGACTCTCGCTGAGACGACCGCTTCGTCGAGTTCGAGCCCGCTCGAGCGCCGCCGGGACGACGAGACCGCGGCTGTCGTCCGTGACGACCGTGAGGGCTGTCCCCGTGGCGAACGGGAGACTCGAGACCGCTCACTCGAGCAGCGAAAACGCGGCGAACCGCTCCGGTCGCGACGATCGTACGTCGTTACTCGTCTGTGTACTGGGCACAGACCCGCCGGATCCCTTCCTCGAAGTCGATCGCGGGCTCCCAGCCGGTTTCCTCGCGGATCTTCGAGGAATCGGCGCAGGTGTCGTGGACGTACACCGATTCGGGGATCGGGTTCTCGACGTACTCGGGCTCGATATCGGTGCCGAGTTCGTCGTTGATCATCTCGACGACGGTGTTGAAGTCGTATGCCTCGCCGGTTCCGAGGTTGTAGATCCCGTCGAGTTCGTGGGCCGCGGCCAGCTCGAGCCCGCGGACGATATCGTCGACGTGGGTGAAATCGCGGGTCTGCGTGCCGTCGCCGTAGAGGACGGGCGCGTCGCCGTCGGCGATATCGTCGGCGAACTGGGCGATCACGTTGGCGTACTCGCCTTTGTGTTCCTCGGCACCGCCGTAGCCCTGATAGACCGAGAAAAAGCGCATGCCGGCCGCGGTCATGCCGTAGTGGTTCGCGAAGTACTCCCCGTAGCGCTCGCGGGCGAGCTTCGAGGCCTCGTAGCCGGTGTTGACCGTCACCGGCATGTCCTCCGGCGAGGGCTCGGTGCGGCTCCCGTAGATCGACGAGGTCGACGCGTAGACGACCGTCTCGCAGCCCTCCTGACGAGCCTGTTCGACGACGTTGACGAACCCCTCGACGTTGACGCGGGCACCCGTCG
Proteins encoded in this window:
- a CDS encoding NAD-dependent epimerase/dehydratase family protein yields the protein MDLEERSVLVTGGAGFIGSNLANHLAADNDVTVVDDCYLGTPENLSDDVDFVNASVLDDDLPTDVDIVFHLAALSSYAMHEDDPTTGARVNVEGFVNVVEQARQEGCETVVYASTSSIYGSRTEPSPEDMPVTVNTGYEASKLARERYGEYFANHYGMTAAGMRFFSVYQGYGGAEEHKGEYANVIAQFADDIADGDAPVLYGDGTQTRDFTHVDDIVRGLELAAAHELDGIYNLGTGEAYDFNTVVEMINDELGTDIEPEYVENPIPESVYVHDTCADSSKIREETGWEPAIDFEEGIRRVCAQYTDE